A DNA window from Hordeum vulgare subsp. vulgare chromosome 1H, MorexV3_pseudomolecules_assembly, whole genome shotgun sequence contains the following coding sequences:
- the LOC123445116 gene encoding nicotianamine aminotransferase B: MATVRQSDGVAANGLAVAAAANGKSNGHGVAAAVNGKSNGHGVAADANGKSNGHGVAADANGKSNGHAEATANGHGEATANGKTNGHGESNGHAEAADANGESNGHAEDTAANGESNGHAAAAAEEEEAVEWNFAGAKDGVLAATGANMSIRAIRYKISASVQEKGPRPVLPLAHGDPSVFPAFRTAVEAEDAVAAALRTGQFNCYPAGVGLPAARSAVAEHLSQGVPYRLSADDVFLTAGGTQAIEVIIPVLAQTAGANILLPRPGYPNYEARAAFNRLEVRHFDLIPDKGWEIDIDSLESIADKNTTAMVIINPNNPCGSVYSYDHLSKVAEVAKRLGILVIADEVYGKLVLGSAPFIPMGVFGHITPVLSIGSLSKSWIVPGWRLGWVAVYDPRKILQETKISTSITNYLNVSTDPATFIQAALPQILENTKEDFFKAIIGLLKESSEICYKQIKENKYITCPHKPEGSMFVMVKLNLHLLEEIDDDIDFCCKLAKEESVILCPGSVLGMANWVRITFACVPSSLQDGLGRIKSFCQRNKKRNSSDDC; this comes from the exons ATGGCCACCGTACGCCAGAGCGACGGAGTCGCCGCGAACGGCCTTGCCGTGGCCGCAGCCGCGAACGGCAAGAGCAACGGCCATGGCGTGGCTGCCGCCGTGAACGGCAAGAGCAACGGCCATGGCGTGGCTGCCGACGCGAACGGCAAGAGCAACGGCCATGGCGTGGCTGCCGACGCGAACGGCAAGAGCAACGGCCATGCCGAGGCCACTGCGAACGGCCACGGCGAGGCCACTGCGAACGGCAAGACCAACGGCCACGGCGAGAGCAACGGCCATGCTGAGGCCGCCGACGCGAACGGCGAGAGCAACGGGCATGCCGAGGACACCGCGGCGAACGGCGAGAGCAACGGgcatgcggcggcggcggcagaggaggaggaggcggtggagtgGAATTTCGCGGGTGCCAAGGACGGCGTGCTGGCGGCGACGGGGGCGAACATGAGCATCCGGGCGATACGGTACAAGATCAGCGCGAGCGTGCAGGAGAAGGGGCCGCGGCCCGTGCTGCCGCTGGCCCACGGGGACCCGTCCGTGTTCCCGGCCTTCCGCACGGCCGTCGAGGCCGaggacgccgtcgccgccgcgcTGCGCACCGGCCAGTTCAACTGCTACCCCGCCGGCGTCGGCCTCCCCGCCGCACGaag cGCCGTGGCAGAGCACCTGTCGCAGGGCGTGCCGTACAGGCTATCGGCCGACGACGTCTTCCTCACCGCCGGCGGGACCCAGGCGATCGAGGTCATAATCCCGGTGCTGGCCCAGACCGCCGGCGCCAACATTCTGCTCCCCAGGCCAGGCTATCCAAACTACGAGGCGCGCGCCGCGTTCAACAGGCTGGAGGTCCGGCATTTCGACCTCATCCCCGACAAGGGGTGGGAGATCGACATCGACTCGCTGGAATCCATCGCCGACAAGAACACCACCGCCATGGTCATCATAAACCCCAACAACCCGTGCGGCAGCGTTTACTCCTACGACCATCTGTCCAAG GTCGCGGAGGTGGCGAAAAGGCTCGGAATATTGGTGATTGCTGACGAGGTATACGGCAAGCTGGTTCTGGGCAGCGCCCCGTTCAtcccaatgggagtgtttgggcaCATCACCCCTGTGCTGTCCATAGGGTCTCTGTCTAAGTCATGGATAGTGCCTGGATGGCGGCTTGGATGGGTAGCGGTGTACGACCCCAGAAAGATCTTACAGGAAACTAAG ATCTCTACATCCATTACGAATTACCTCAATGTCTCGACAGACCCAGCAACCTTCATTCAG GCAGCTCTTCCTCAGATTCTTGAGAACACAAAGGAAGATTTCTTTAAGGCGATTATTGGTCTGCTAAAGGAATCATCAGAGATATGCTACAAACAAATAAAGGAAAACAAATACATTACATGTCCTCACAAGCCAGAAGGATCAATGTTTGTCATG GTGAAACTGAACTTACATCTTTTGGAGGAAATAGACGATGACATTGATTTTTGCTGCAAGCTCGCAAAAGAAGAATCAGTAATCTTATGCCCAG GGAGTGTTCTTGGAATGGCAAACTGGGTCCGCATTACTTTTGCTTGTGTTCCATCTTCTCTTCAAGATGGTCTCGGAAGGATCAAATCATTCTGTCAAAGGAACAAGAAGAGAAATTCGAGCGATGATTGCTAG
- the LOC123445125 gene encoding nicotianamine aminotransferase A, which translates to MVHQSNGHGEAAANGKSNGHAAAANGKSIGHAAAAAAVEWNFARGKDGILATTGAKNSIRAIRYKISASVEESGPRPVLPLAHGDPSVFPAFRTAVEAEDAVAAALRTGQFNCYAAGVGLPAARSAVAEHLSQGVPYKLSADDVFLTAGGTQAIEVIIPVLAQTAGANILLPRPGYPNYEARAAFNKLEVRHFDLIPDKGWEIDIDSLESIADKNTTAMVIINPNNPCGSVYSYDHLAKVAEVARKLGILVIADEVYGKLVLGSAPFIPMGVFGHIAPVLSIGSLSKSWIVPGWRLGWVAVYDPTKILEKTKISTSITNYLNVSTDPATFVQEALPKILENTKADFFKRIIGLLKESSEICYREIKENKYITCPHKPEGSMFVMVKLNLHLLEEIHDDIDFCCKLAKEESVILCPGSVLGMENWVRITFACVPSSLQDGLERVKSFCQRNKKKNSINGC; encoded by the exons ATGGTACACCAGAGCAATGGGCACGGCGAGGCCGCCGCCAACGGCAAGAGCAACGGGCACGCCGCCGCCGCGAACGGCAAGAGCATCGggcacgcggcggcggcggcggcggtggagtggaATTTCGCCCGGGGCAAGGACGGCATCCTGGCGACGACGGGGGCGAAGAACAGCATCCGGGCGATACGGTACAAGATCAGCGCGAGCGTGGAGGAGAGCGGGCCGCGGCCCGTGCTGCCGCTGGCCCACGGTGACCCGTCCGTGTTCCCGGCCTTCCGCACGGCCGTCGAGGCCGAGGACGCCGTCGCCGCTGCGCTGCGCACCGGCCAGTTCAACTGCTACGCCGCCGGCGTCGGCCTCCCCGCCGCACGAAG CGCCGTAGCAGAGCACCTGTCACAGGGCGTGCCCTACAAGCTATCGGCCGACGACGTCTTCCTCACCGCCGGCGGAACTCAGGCGATCGAAGTCATAATCCCGGTGCTGGCCCAGACTGCCGGCGCCAACATACTGCTTCCCCGGCCAGGCTATCCAAATTACGAGGCGCGAGCGGCATTCAACAAGCTGGAGGTCCGGCACTTCGACCTCATCCCCGACAAGGGGTGGGAGATCGACATCGACTCGCTGGAATCCATCGCTGACAAGAACACCACCGCGATGGTCATCATAAACCCAAACAATCCGTGCGGCAGCGTTTACTCCTACGACCATCTGGCCAAG GTCGCGGAGGTGGCAAGGAAGCTCGGAATATTGGTGATCGCCGATGAGGTTTACGGCAAACTGGTTCTGGGCAGCGCCCCGTTTATCCCGATGGGCGTCTTTGGGCACATTGCCCCGGTCTTGTCCATTGGATCTCTGTCCAAGTCGTGGATAGTGCCTGGATGGCGACTTGGATGGGTGGCGGTGTACGACCCCACAAAGATTTTAGAGAAAACTAAG ATCTCTACGTCTATTACGAATTACCTTAATGTCTCAACGGACCCAGCAACCTTCGTTCAG GAAGCTCTTCCTAAAATTCTTGAGAACACAAAAGCAGATTTCTTTAAGAGGATTATTGGTCTACTAAAGGAATCATCAGAGATATGTTATAGGGAAATAAAGGAAAACAAATATATTACGTGTCCTCACAAGCCAGAAGGATCGATGTTTGTAATG GTCAAACTAAACTTACATCTTTTGGAGGAGATCCATGACGACATAGATTTTTGCTGCAAGCTCGCAAAGGAAGAATCTGTAATTTTATGTCCAG GGAGTGTTCTTGGAATGGAAAATTGGGTCCGTATTACTTTTGCCTGCGTTCCATCTTCTCTTCAAGATGGACTCGAAAGGGTCAAATCATTCTGTcaaaggaacaagaagaagaattcTATAAATGGTTGTTAG